Part of the Athalia rosae chromosome 2, iyAthRosa1.1, whole genome shotgun sequence genome, GCAGCTCGAAGTTCCGGTgtggaaaaatacaaaaaagttgataaaatCACAGCTCACCATCGTATGTAGTAGGAAAAGCGGAGATCCGATATGTATGCAACGATTATCGCGAGTCCTCAAATCTGATATTATAATGTGTAACCAAATGATCAAATGAGAATTGAGTTTCTTTGAGCGAGGTAGAAGATTCGAAGTACAACGAGGTATTGTAATGGCGTCGCTGCGCAATGGCTCCGCTTAGCTCTAAGTATATAAGTCGGATGATATCGGGCCAATCAGAGGCCGCGTAGGGATGCGCGCTGGTTCGAGGCTAGCTCCAACGTTTCCACGAACTGATTTGTTGTATAACCACATTTAATTTGTTAAATCAAGCCGCGTTAAACCGAGATCGGATACGAttctttgattaatttttgcaaattctAGAATTCGACATTATAACGGGGAAACAGGGATGGTTAAATGAGCAATAACTTACTTGGAGACGAAGTAGAGGATTCGAAGCTCGACGAGATAATGGCGCTGCTGCGCAAACGTTTGTTAATATGACCAAGTAGTACATACATCGGATGATGCCGGGCCAATCAGAGGCCGCGTGGGGTACGCGCTGGTTCGGGGCTTTCCCCAACGATTCCACTAACTGATTCAATATTTCGCTATGTTTGATTCGTTCAATCAATCAGCGTTATCCATAGATGAGGTATTATCTATTAATTATTCTCACAAGTTTTAGAATCCTATGGTACAACTCATCGTTGAATGAGCAACGAGTTTCTTGAAGACGAAGTGGACGAACCGAAGTTCGAAGAGTTAATGGCGCCGCTATAAGGGCGCCAACgctcggtatatatataatgtagcCAATAGGGGTCGCGTAGGGGCGCGATAGACGGAGTTTGTTTGTGCGGTTTGAACTTGTTTAACTACGTAATACGGTCGAGTTTTCCACGAATCGGAGGACTTTTGAACGTTACAAGACAAACCCATTGCTCGAAATGATAGTCGAATAAATACATATTGAATTATAATAGATGCTGCATTCATCGTACTGCTAATGATATGACTTATTGTTAATCCGTTCTTAGATTCAGTCAAGGAATTTTCTAGTGTTTCCTCATAATCATACAACATGTGCTTATCAAGATTTTGGATGCTCAAATTATGcccaaatgaaaaatttacgattgATTGCGTTCATTGATGATTACTTTTCATAATAAATTTGTATCAGAACGACGGtacgtttcaaaaaaaaaaccaacagagGCTCTAAAATTTATTCGCACGAATCTCTAGATATGAATGAAAGCCAGGAAATAACCTCCATTTGTAGGTCTACTTAGCCCTTAGAGCATATAATAGCCACTTATTCATCCAGATtacaataatttctttttcaatcgtttGATAGTCGTGATTGATGGATCGATGCGGAGGTTAGACGGAATTTCCTTAATTAAGGAATGATTAAAACAATTTTTGCTTGGGAATTTTTATTGATGGCTgctaaatgataaaaaaattgctcacTCACATTAAGTAGAAATCATTGTAGAAACGTTGCGAAAAGTATAGTAACTCAATGCCAAAATAACCAAAGAAAGATGTATAAGCTACCTCCGTAGCAATAGAGCAGGCCAGGTTTCGAAAATCCCACGAGATGAGTTGACGCTTACATTTGTCGCCGCATTTTATCCAGGGGGCAGTTTTGTCGTTGAAATCGCACCTTTAGgcgcgaatccgttgtcatTTGCGTATTTGCGTGCTGGTGTTTGATATCGCCGTGAACGGCCGTTATATTGCGTCCTCGCCCGATTACGAGAGTTCTTTTACCTGTTGTTTATCATTTAAAACACGTACCTGTAAAAATTCTACGGGAGATTCAGATCCTGCCAAATTAGACTTGGCGCTGGTCGCGTGGAGTGTGCAAGGAAATCCGAGGCTTGAAGATTGGTTACGTTAGAATCAACGaattctgaattcgttggttaGAGCGTTAGTTTGGCGCTCAAACCTGAATCACAACAAATAATCTTCTGAACTACAGGAGTTTTATTAAAATCCTGATTTGGCAATATGTTAACGGGTGGCGGTCCCTCATCTGTGACTGCAGAAGCATTCAGCACTCCACGACGAGCCCAAAAACGTCTTTTTGTTGCGGCTCATTCATCGAGCAAGCGAAATTTATTTCGCGATGACCGGAGGTCTAGTCCAGCTGGGGGAGTGTCTGGAGATGAATCGGATCTAGGGCCGATGTCGCCATTAGCATTAAGCGATGCAACTCCTAGCAGCTCTACAAACTCACCACGTCGCACATTTGACTCGCCGTTGGCTGCCTTTGTCCCTGAGGCACTTTCGGTAAGTGGCTTGTCAGATTCAAATGTTTATGAAAGAATCTCACACCACGATCTCGAGGAAAATTTGAATGTGGTGCCAACTGCACCATTCACTGTTCTGAAAATGTCGACTAGATCTGCGATTTATTCTCAGCGCCGAAGAGCATGTCAGGCCGCCCCAGTTGTTCCAATTTCAACACCGGTGCTACCTGTAGCCtctggagaaaaaacaataccATTGGACGAAAGTGTGCATTGGAAATCGGGTATAACTGACACACCAAAAAGGAGTTTTGGTAGAGAAGTTCAGAATGAACCAGCTTTTAATTCTGAAATTAAAGCAGAAACGCCACAGAAGGAAGATAGTCCTGTGAAGAAGCTGATAACCCCATTAGGTTCTGTTACTAAAGAAGCTGCACTTCCTCGTTTACatcacagaaaattttcaaacagtaTTGTGGCTGATGGAAATTCTTCACCAATAGATGACAAAGAGAATAGATCTAAGAGAATAGCAAGCGACGACATTGCTCCAGCTTCTGTGAAGCTATTCAAATCAGATGAGTGCAGTTCTGTGCCTAGGGCAAGAGCAGCCTTATttcaagagaaaaaggaagagttTAAGCTAAGCACCAAATCGTTCTATAGCTCACCACCAACAAATCTCCCTGTGAGAGGATCCTCTGTGAGCATTGACAGGAATGAGGTACGCCGTGGACAAAAGAGACGTAGCTTACCTGCCAAGAGCAATCATGGACGATCCTCCAAGAGGCACAGATATGGTGAAATCAATGCTGGAATTGGGCATTGCATTAGAAAGCCAAGACCTAAAAAACATGTATCAAGAGTAGAAgcctcgaaaaaaagaaataagatcAACAACTCTAGCCCAACCTTAGTTGAGATGCAAGACGACACTATTGATGCAGGTCTTGCAAATATCTTTTCAACTATTCACCAGCCTgagcttgaaaaaaatgctgatATTCTTGCTCCGGCAATAGAGCAGGCTACATCTCCATATGTTGATCCAAGAAGAAAGTTCTTCAAAACTAACAGGACATTGGTCAATAATTCTCTGGCCACTGTAACTGTTAACAATATGATAAAATTGCAGGTTTCACATGGGAAACTCAAGCTGAAACCTCGTCAATCAACGGCGTGCAAAAATATCCTTGCCAAATCCAAAGATGTCAATATAGTACTTGATGCTAGTGATTTAACGGTTGATGATCCTAAATTTGTAGTTCCTACAAATGAGAAAAGTGTAACTGATATtctaaaaatattagaaaatgaTTGGGCAGACGATGAATATGACTCGATGGAATCATTAACAGTTGAACACAGACAACCACTATCGCCATTGAAACCATCAATGATTCAAAATGATATTACCATGTCTCCTGCTAGCGAGCTCATTAATATGACATCGGTAATGAATATAAAGGATGGTATTGCTCCCAATTTTGAAGCTCAGAGTGTTGCCAACAATGCCAATCAAAACAAAGAGACCAGATTCTATCCTTTGTTCAGTAAGGACTTTGCTGGAAGTGGAGCAATCAGGTGAGTGGATAAACTTACATTAAGTGAAACAGGCACCTCATTAATCATGTCCgcttcaatttaattttttcaattttctccaatCCAGGGATAGCCCAAAAAAGATTAATCACGGCAGAAAGAGAACTATGGGTTGGCAATTAGCAGCAAAAACTGCTTATAAAGATGATAAACAATACCAACTGGATGTGGGTCAAAAACGGTTCGGCGCCACTCAATGTCCTCAGTGTGGAGTCGTTTACCAGCTGGGAGATCCAGACGACGAGAGCTCTCATCGCAATTATCATGATAATTGGAAGATTCTGAAATTTCCCGTGAGTTTTAACAGAAGTTTGTGTCTCTTCGCACAGTACAAAAAAGCTAGACGTTACCCACAGCTGAAAACATTAATACACTCAACCATTTTAGGGGTGGAAACGCGAACGTGTTGTGAGCACAGATCCATATACATCCAGCAGAATAATCTTGGTCGAATCTGGAGATTCCAAAAATTACTGGAAAAAAGTTTCGGAAATTCTGGCATTCGTCGACAGAGATTTGGGACTTGCAGAGACGAAACTGTCAGACTATCAAAAAGACAAGGTAACATACAAAGATGATAATCACTTCCAACGTATGCAATTCATCACTTTGTTTTTGTAGATCTACCTTTACATCCGGAATAGAGAAGTTATCGGTGTACTAGCCGCAGAATATATCACAGCTGCATACAGCATGATACCAGACCTATCAGATATTGATTGCTGTAGTTCAGAAAGTTCTGCCGTTAAATGTGGCGTCAAAGTTCTGTGGACAAGCATGACATACCGTAAACAGGGTATCGCCACAAAATTGATGGACACTTTAAGGTTTGTTTGCTGATAATTGTCACATCAACTGGTGTTGGTAGctggtttcattttcttcgatttgtaATCTTACACTGTTCATTCTTTTGCAGAGGGAACTTTTACTTAGGATACATACTATCTATTGATGACATTGCTTTCTCAATACCAACACCCGAAGGTAAAGCTTTTGCCGAAAAGTACACCAAAACACGGAGTTACAAAGTGTACAATTAAATCCTCggcgttattttttatataccaATGTACATTGTATCTTTATGTTTACGCGTGTATTTACATCACAGAACCAGAGCttaaattattcgaatgtCTGTCCTGGCGCATTAACCCTGTGTTACTTTAAATTCTGTAATCAGCTGGATGCGCCTGAAACAATAAAGTTCATTATTGAAAGACTGATTCGAATATTTGTGTGTAACCCAagaatacaatattttttcaggtgaaattaggaaaattttgaagaaaaaaatttacgttgTTCGAGGCATATTTATTACTGATTAAACGTACAAATTAACTTGTATACTTGGTCAAATGCCGCTTGACTAATCTTATTATATGTTTTTAGATTTTTAACAGTATTTGTCATTTCTGACTGGTGTACAGGTACTCAATATGTTACGCCAAATACACTTTTCATTAGAACACGAGGATCCTCACTAATACGTTTATGAATATAAACTGACAATCTGGAGATTTAATACCTTGCATTCATCACAGCACTTTCATTCAGTACTTATGTTTTagttaacaataaaatattttcgtataCAAAGTCAACTGAGGATAGAACTATGCCTAGCTATTATACCTAGACCCCGCGGCTCTCCAATAAGGCCATGAGATGAAAAACgatcaatgaataaaactaaaatgaataaaacccTGATAACGTAACTAATATATATTCTTATACTACCCTGATTCAACAACGGTTAGAAAAATAGGCAGTAAGAAACTTACGTGCTAATACTGTTTCTAaggaacattttttctttatcgagATATCTTATCCAcctattgaaatgaaaaaaataaaaaattcttacgttacatatgtacgtcTTTCTAACCATATATTCACGCTCTTAATTTATATCAATACTATTGTGGATGCATCAGTCTTTGGTATATCGGCCACCAATAAAATGGGGACATGATATCTCTACCAACCACCTGAGCGACCTCTGCCACGTCGGCCACCGCCACCTCCATAGCTTCCACCATAGCCGCTTCCACCGTAGCTActgccaccgccgccgccatATCTACGACCGCCCCCATCTCTGTCTCCACCACGATAaccgccgccaccaccacctgcGTCTAGGCGTTCTCGTTCTTTATCCTGCACCTTTCTTTGCTTCCATGCGGAGTATCGCTCAGCCATTCGATGCACTTCTTCGGGCACGGCCTGTATAGTTAAATGAAGTGGAGTTATATTAGAAAAGAACTGATTCTCTTTACTATACATGCGAACAGTTCTAAGAGTATGAGCCTTCAAGGATTCGGATACCAACTTATATCTATCATTTCGTTGTTGAAATATCCTAGTTTCAAGTATTTGGGCGTATGTTCGACTTATTCGGAATGGGGAAAAGCGCAAATTTCTTTATTACCTGATTAGCTTCTTCGAGTATCCGGATTAGCTCTTTGGCATGGGACCAGTCACTTCTAGTCATTAAACTGATACTCTCTCCTGATCGACCAGCACGTCCCGTTCGGCCGACTCTATGCACGTATTCTTCAATATCCCGCGGAAAATCGTAGTTATACACGTGCCTACAAAATTACGAAGTATGTTATACATTCGTGAATCAAGGCCCTAGCTTTGTCCTTAGGAACTATCTAGGGAGAAAGGGCTATAAATTCGTATGTCTCACGTAATATCTTCGATGTCTATTCCTCTGCTGGCAACGTCTGTGGCGATGAGAATCCGAACTTCACCTGATTTTATGTCTTCGAGTGCTTGTTCTCTATCGCACTGCTCCCGTCCACCATGAATACTTTGACAGCTGATGCCCTTTAGCGCCAAGTCACTGGCCAAATCATCCACTCGTGACTTTTTGCCAACAAACACTATAACTTTGTCGTCGGGACCCATGTTGTTGAAGAACTCAAATAACTATTGCAAAattaagaaattgaaattcatgtGTTTTGTTTTAAGTACCGTTATCTACTcaccatttcgtttttttcagaGTCATCTACAACGAGAATTGTCTGCATTACGGAATGTACAGCAGCCAAATCTAAGGAGCCTACGTAAACTTGTAGAGGGTCTTTCATGTACGATTGTGCCAAGCGCCGAACCCCAGGTGGCCAAGTTGCACTGTCACAGATATGAATACAATGTAATTAACGCGCTTTAGCgctaataattgtaataaaaaatatggcgATGGCATTACCTCGTCATAACAGTTTGGCGATCAGGCCTGATATCTAATAGAGTTTTTCTGATTTGTGGTTCGAAACCCATATCCAGCATGCGATCTGCCTCATCAAGGACAAGATAAGTGATAGTTGTGACATCCACAATACCGGCTTGGACAAGGTCGTTCAACCTTCCAGGCGTAGCAATTACTATCTCAACTCCGCGGGAAACTATGTCGACTTGTTCTTTGCGGCTACCACCTCCGTACAAGCACACCCTGTAATTAGATAATACGGTAATCGTTTACTTGAAATTGACCAAACTAATTGAGGTGGAGATTCAAGAGAGGTGAATCGAATTAATCTAATAATGAATAATCTAGTAATGAATAGATTTCAAGTTGCATCGTTAGAAAATCAATACTCACGCTTTGATTCCGCGATAAGAGTACTTTGCAACTTCCTGTTCAATCTGAAGAGCCAACTCTCTTGTTGGTGCCATAACGAGTACGTTTGGTCCACCGCGCTCAGATCGCGGAATGGGTTGACCTTCTATATGTATTAAAGCAGGCAAGAGAAATGCCAGGGTTTTTCCTACGAACAAATACAAAATTCAACATACTCATGGCATGTATATGAGTAAGAAATGAACGTGTTAACAATTTAGACATGAGAAAATTTACCTGTTCCAGTCTGTGCTATCCCAATGAGGTCCTTGCCGGAAAGGAGGATGGGCCAGGCTTGGCACTGAATGGGACTGGGAGTAGCAAATCCCTGCTTTAGGATTTCTTCCATAATTTCAGGGTAGTCCTAAAAGATTGccaattgttgaaattttttattccagcggaaagtataaatgaaatatgaaaatatttggaaagaACCCACATTCTAATTCGGCAAATTTTGCATTTCTGTTTAATTGATGTCATCTATGAAAGCTAATACCAACCTTGAATGCTTGATCGAAAGTTTGAACAGGATTTGGTATCTCTGGAttactgaatttttcatcattttctgcTGCCTCTTCAAAAATGCAAACCATAATgtcgttgtttttctttctgaacTGAGCTACTTGATCTTTTGGCATGTTAGCCACAACTGGATCTTCATGGTAAAAGTTCTTGATAAGCTTGGGACATTTTGCCCATCTTTCCAGCTGACATTTCGCCTAATAGTACAAAACAAGAGACTCGATAATCAGAGAAACGTGATGGTTTGGTCGGACCCATCACTAGGCAAGAACGACAATTAGAACTCCAATCCCATTATGACCAACGCTGAACTCAACAGTTTCGGTCAATATAAGTTTTTTGTGCGTTGAAGTGATTCATGTACTGTTACAGGTAATTATTTGGTCAaatctacatacatattccTCATTGGCTTTAGTCCAGTCAAAGTTTGTAAAGTCCATTTCTGGTTCAGCATCAACATTTTCTTTCTGttgtggtggtggcggtggcggtttTTCTGTTAATAGTTCATCGATCAATTCCTTGGCCTTTTGCTGCGCTTCTTCAGAACCAACCAAAGTTACCGTCGTACTCATACTATCTTCGGGCTTACCAACCTGTTATTAATTCAAAGGAGAGGTGATCGATGAAAACATCAAAGAAAATTGCGCATTTGAAATAATATGGACACTTACGTTAATTCTAGCACCACTTTGCTCCTGCAACTCTTTAATTTTGCAGCCTCCTCTGCCGATAAGCTTGCCAAccttgcttgaatctattaaTATTTCCAGCCCATTAGACGAGGAGTCGTTTCTATTATTCCTCTCCGAACGCTGGCCACGATCCCTCCCTCcgtttcctcttcctctttgaGATTCACCATTACTTCTCCAATTTCCATTAGCTGTATTAAGATCACGGTTCAACAATAAAGAGTGATTAACATTTTATTCGTGGCTATTAACCAGGAATATAAGATTTAATTTTCAGAGCAAACTCAAGCTGAACTCATAGCTTGTTCTTACCAGATCTGTGATCAGACTGTCCTCGGTCACCATATCCTGACCTGGATCCACGACCACCACGAACATAATTCTGAGTCTGTATTTCTTGATAATTATTCGAAGTGTCTTCGTCGCTATTCCATTCGTCAAGATCACTGTGAATTGGGATAGAAATAAGACCCTTCCGCCATTTAGCAGCGCATTTTACAGATTCATGAATATTACAACGAATCATTATAATGATACTTACGCCATTTTACGGATCAAATTCAATTaagcttctttcttttcactaaTTTCGCGTGCcgggaaaacgaagaaaatccaACTACAGACCAACACCAAAAACCACGTGCCAGGCTTCGAGGGGCGAATGGAAATGAACGTAGTCGTTGATATATCGGAGACCAGTATCTTGCCGCTTTTCTCGCCTGAAACTCTCGAACAACCTGTATGTACGCAAGTTCAGATCTCATCTGAAACATTGCGAATATGCATGCGCGAGCGAAATGCAAGGAATGGAAGATGCGCCGCGCCAGCGAGTTCGCGGTACCAAACTGCGTGTACCGAGCTGTCAAGTAATAGCGCCTAATTTGAAAACGTCGCGAGTACTGGAATCAGGGGGAAGGCAAAACAGGTCGTCGAAGAAAAGGAGTTGCACGGCGTCGCGGACGGCATTCACCACCCGCAATTGGAGCGTGGTGGGGTAGTTGAAATCGGAATGCTAATGATCGTATCCAGTGATCGTAGCACATGTAGCCCCAGGCAAAGTGAGTACTGACAGTTGACAGTAGTTACTACGGTAGTGCGTTACGCTACGCAACTGATTCCCaggtgataaaatataaacagGGCCGTCGGTTGCTCAGGGAATTCAGGGGGAGAGGTGATAGGCGCATCGTAAATGGCGTCGCGGGTTGGCAGGGGGAAGGAGGGTTCACCTGTTTCACAACCTGCGTAACGTAGCCGTGTCACGTGACCCGTTATTCTCTTTTCGAATACACTTCCACTCCAACGATCACTGAGTGTGCCAGCCAGCAGTCAAACCGCGCCCAATGAAACAGCAGGAGGCAGCGGGCGAAAGCATCATCAGGAATATCGTGTGAAAACGGTGAGCAAACGTGATTTCCGAATAACAAATTTGAACATTCGGGCTGCGGTTCTCTTCGTTCGATTTAACGTCGAGTCATCCGCGATACAACAAAGACGTTCAGTTAGAACGCTCATGTATAGCACGAGTTTATAACGAAAGTGATCGTTTTTCCTTACCTGTTTTAGATCAAAAACTTATCCACGCCATCCTCAGTCGCGCGTGAGTGGTTCGCTCCCGATACAGTGTATGTGTGGTGTAAACAGTAAACAATATTCGATCATTAATTGGATGCATCGGATAGTTTTTATACCTGGATTTCGATACGCAgcttcatttatttcaatcgtATAACGGTAATTGTTGTGCGGGAATAAGAATATTATTTGCATGTATTTGCGTCGCCATGGCGCGTTCAACTTCCATGGTGTCCCGTCGTCTTCCTCATACCCATAGATTGATAAATCAGAGGATCTATAAAAAGTG contains:
- the LOC105684559 gene encoding N-acetyltransferase eco isoform X1; translated protein: MLTGGGPSSVTAEAFSTPRRAQKRLFVAAHSSSKRNLFRDDRRSSPAGGVSGDESDLGPMSPLALSDATPSSSTNSPRRTFDSPLAAFVPEALSVSGLSDSNVYERISHHDLEENLNVVPTAPFTVLKMSTRSAIYSQRRRACQAAPVVPISTPVLPVASGEKTIPLDESVHWKSGITDTPKRSFGREVQNEPAFNSEIKAETPQKEDSPVKKLITPLGSVTKEAALPRLHHRKFSNSIVADGNSSPIDDKENRSKRIASDDIAPASVKLFKSDECSSVPRARAALFQEKKEEFKLSTKSFYSSPPTNLPVRGSSVSIDRNEVRRGQKRRSLPAKSNHGRSSKRHRYGEINAGIGHCIRKPRPKKHVSRVEASKKRNKINNSSPTLVEMQDDTIDAGLANIFSTIHQPELEKNADILAPAIEQATSPYVDPRRKFFKTNRTLVNNSLATVTVNNMIKLQVSHGKLKLKPRQSTACKNILAKSKDVNIVLDASDLTVDDPKFVVPTNEKSVTDILKILENDWADDEYDSMESLTVEHRQPLSPLKPSMIQNDITMSPASELINMTSVMNIKDGIAPNFEAQSVANNANQNKETRFYPLFSKDFAGSGAIRDSPKKINHGRKRTMGWQLAAKTAYKDDKQYQLDVGQKRFGATQCPQCGVVYQLGDPDDESSHRNYHDNWKILKFPGWKRERVVSTDPYTSSRIILVESGDSKNYWKKVSEILAFVDRDLGLAETKLSDYQKDKIYLYIRNREVIGVLAAEYITAAYSMIPDLSDIDCCSSESSAVKCGVKVLWTSMTYRKQGIATKLMDTLRGNFYLGYILSIDDIAFSIPTPEGKAFAEKYTKTRSYKVYN
- the LOC105684559 gene encoding N-acetyltransferase eco isoform X2, with the protein product MLTGGGPSSVTAEAFSTPRRAQKRLFVAAHSSSKRNLFRDDRRSSPAGGVSGDESDLGPMSPLALSDATPSSSTNSPRRTFDSPLAAFVPEALSRRRACQAAPVVPISTPVLPVASGEKTIPLDESVHWKSGITDTPKRSFGREVQNEPAFNSEIKAETPQKEDSPVKKLITPLGSVTKEAALPRLHHRKFSNSIVADGNSSPIDDKENRSKRIASDDIAPASVKLFKSDECSSVPRARAALFQEKKEEFKLSTKSFYSSPPTNLPVRGSSVSIDRNEVRRGQKRRSLPAKSNHGRSSKRHRYGEINAGIGHCIRKPRPKKHVSRVEASKKRNKINNSSPTLVEMQDDTIDAGLANIFSTIHQPELEKNADILAPAIEQATSPYVDPRRKFFKTNRTLVNNSLATVTVNNMIKLQVSHGKLKLKPRQSTACKNILAKSKDVNIVLDASDLTVDDPKFVVPTNEKSVTDILKILENDWADDEYDSMESLTVEHRQPLSPLKPSMIQNDITMSPASELINMTSVMNIKDGIAPNFEAQSVANNANQNKETRFYPLFSKDFAGSGAIRDSPKKINHGRKRTMGWQLAAKTAYKDDKQYQLDVGQKRFGATQCPQCGVVYQLGDPDDESSHRNYHDNWKILKFPGWKRERVVSTDPYTSSRIILVESGDSKNYWKKVSEILAFVDRDLGLAETKLSDYQKDKIYLYIRNREVIGVLAAEYITAAYSMIPDLSDIDCCSSESSAVKCGVKVLWTSMTYRKQGIATKLMDTLRGNFYLGYILSIDDIAFSIPTPEGKAFAEKYTKTRSYKVYN
- the LOC105684570 gene encoding probable ATP-dependent RNA helicase DDX43, with product MADLDEWNSDEDTSNNYQEIQTQNYVRGGRGSRSGYGDRGQSDHRSANGNWRSNGESQRGRGNGGRDRGQRSERNNRNDSSSNGLEILIDSSKVGKLIGRGGCKIKELQEQSGARINVGKPEDSMSTTVTLVGSEEAQQKAKELIDELLTEKPPPPPPQQKENVDAEPEMDFTNFDWTKANEEYAKCQLERWAKCPKLIKNFYHEDPVVANMPKDQVAQFRKKNNDIMVCIFEEAAENDEKFSNPEIPNPVQTFDQAFKDYPEIMEEILKQGFATPSPIQCQAWPILLSGKDLIGIAQTGTGKTLAFLLPALIHIEGQPIPRSERGGPNVLVMAPTRELALQIEQEVAKYSYRGIKAVCLYGGGSRKEQVDIVSRGVEIVIATPGRLNDLVQAGIVDVTTITYLVLDEADRMLDMGFEPQIRKTLLDIRPDRQTVMTSATWPPGVRRLAQSYMKDPLQVYVGSLDLAAVHSVMQTILVVDDSEKNEMLFEFFNNMGPDDKVIVFVGKKSRVDDLASDLALKGISCQSIHGGREQCDREQALEDIKSGEVRILIATDVASRGIDIEDITHVYNYDFPRDIEEYVHRVGRTGRAGRSGESISLMTRSDWSHAKELIRILEEANQAVPEEVHRMAERYSAWKQRKVQDKERERLDAGGGGGGYRGGDRDGGGRRYGGGGGSSYGGSGYGGSYGGGGGRRGRGRSGGW